From a single Lewinella sp. LCG006 genomic region:
- a CDS encoding DOMON domain-containing protein, translating to MKSILMYAALLLLALGSLSAVPSPSANYFVIEGMQVEWAYEGDLLTFKLHSPYQGWVGLGFNTSNDVVNSNLVMGAVAETGTEMEEFFVVGFGNPQPVKSLGGQVAVKNYQGAEDAKGTSFQFSIDTSIQDDFHYDLTEGQKVWLICSYSMEDDFGHHSIMRRHLEISL from the coding sequence ATGAAATCAATTTTGATGTACGCAGCACTGTTGTTACTTGCTCTTGGAAGCCTATCTGCGGTACCTTCTCCCTCTGCCAACTACTTCGTGATTGAAGGCATGCAAGTAGAATGGGCCTACGAAGGTGATTTACTGACGTTCAAGTTGCACTCTCCTTACCAGGGTTGGGTCGGACTGGGCTTCAATACCAGTAATGATGTCGTGAATTCCAATCTGGTAATGGGGGCTGTAGCCGAAACGGGCACTGAGATGGAGGAGTTTTTCGTGGTAGGTTTTGGCAACCCTCAGCCCGTGAAAAGCCTGGGAGGACAAGTGGCTGTGAAGAACTATCAGGGTGCAGAAGATGCCAAGGGAACTTCTTTTCAGTTTTCCATTGATACCAGCATTCAGGACGACTTTCATTACGACCTCACTGAAGGGCAAAAAGTGTGGCTCATCTGCTCCTACAGTATGGAAGACGATTTTGGCCATCATTCTATCATGCGGCGGCATTTAGAGATCAGTCTTTAA
- the crtD gene encoding 1-hydroxycarotenoid 3,4-desaturase CrtD, which produces MRTAIIGAGIAGLAAAVRLAVQGHQVEVFEAAEGPGGKLSEFSLGDYRFDLGPSLFTMPQYVDELFELAGENPKDYFSYERLPVVCHYFWEDGTRIHAHAAKEEFAEEVENVLDIPASRVLQMLSDAERKYQISGRTFLEKSLHKLSTWTNLEVLKAMLKIPQLDLFRSMDAVHRRELQHPKLVQLFNRFATYNGSNPYKAPGLLTIIPHFEHHFGAFLPEGGMYSISQSVYELARRQGVKFHFNTKVDEILVDNGAATGVRSGDKEQPFDQVVSNMDVFFTYRELLPQQRQPERILAQQKSTSALIFYWGIKKTFPELNCHNILFSEDYPAEFAAMERGEMYEDPTVYINKTSHLVPGDAPEGCENWFVMINAPCDAGQDWELLQQQTRQRTIAKINNILGEDIEPLIEEEWIMTPPVIQTKTGSHLGSLYGTSSNSKMAAFMRHPNFSHRISNLFFVGGSVHPGGGIPLCLLSAKIMSEMVMDSH; this is translated from the coding sequence TTGCGTACTGCTATCATTGGAGCCGGGATCGCCGGACTCGCCGCCGCCGTAAGGTTGGCTGTTCAGGGACACCAAGTAGAAGTTTTTGAGGCGGCGGAGGGGCCCGGAGGAAAGCTTTCTGAATTTTCCTTGGGCGATTATCGTTTTGATTTGGGGCCTTCTTTGTTTACCATGCCGCAGTATGTCGACGAGCTTTTTGAACTGGCGGGCGAAAACCCCAAGGATTATTTTTCCTACGAGCGACTGCCCGTCGTCTGCCATTATTTCTGGGAAGATGGCACCCGCATTCACGCGCACGCCGCCAAGGAAGAGTTCGCAGAAGAGGTAGAAAATGTACTGGATATCCCAGCGAGTCGTGTGCTGCAAATGCTTTCCGATGCAGAACGTAAGTACCAAATCTCAGGCCGCACCTTCTTGGAAAAGAGTCTGCACAAACTGAGTACCTGGACTAATTTGGAGGTGCTGAAAGCCATGCTCAAAATTCCTCAACTGGACTTGTTCCGGTCGATGGATGCGGTACACCGGCGGGAATTACAGCACCCTAAACTGGTGCAGCTCTTCAACCGTTTTGCGACCTACAACGGCTCTAATCCCTACAAAGCACCCGGTTTGTTGACGATCATCCCTCATTTTGAACATCATTTTGGGGCGTTTTTGCCGGAGGGGGGGATGTACAGCATCAGTCAGTCCGTCTACGAATTGGCGCGCCGCCAGGGGGTGAAGTTTCATTTTAACACGAAAGTGGACGAAATACTGGTAGACAATGGTGCAGCTACTGGCGTACGTAGCGGCGACAAAGAGCAGCCTTTTGACCAGGTAGTCAGCAACATGGACGTGTTCTTTACTTATCGCGAATTGCTCCCGCAGCAACGGCAACCAGAGCGTATCCTGGCGCAACAAAAATCGACTTCCGCCCTCATTTTTTACTGGGGTATCAAAAAGACCTTTCCAGAGCTCAACTGCCACAACATCCTCTTTAGTGAAGATTATCCCGCCGAATTTGCGGCCATGGAAAGAGGAGAGATGTACGAAGACCCTACGGTTTATATCAACAAAACCAGCCACCTCGTTCCCGGCGATGCCCCCGAGGGCTGCGAGAACTGGTTTGTCATGATCAACGCGCCCTGTGATGCGGGCCAGGATTGGGAGCTGCTCCAACAGCAAACCAGACAACGCACCATCGCTAAAATCAACAACATCCTCGGGGAAGATATCGAACCCCTCATCGAGGAAGAATGGATCATGACGCCGCCGGTTATCCAAACCAAAACTGGTTCCCACCTCGGCTCACTTTACGGTACCAGCTCCAACAGCAAAATGGCGGCGTTTATGCGGCACCCCAACTTTAGTCACCGGATCAGCAACCTGTTTTTTGTGGGCGGTAGCGTGCATCCTGGTGGGGGGATTCCGCTGTGTCTGCTCTCTGCCAAGATTATGAGTGAGATGGTAATGGATAGCCACTAA